A stretch of Methanosphaerula palustris E1-9c DNA encodes these proteins:
- a CDS encoding sensor histidine kinase: MTFESVLIVEDEAIVALSIEKRLKSLHFNVTGIVATGDDAIAAVEKRVPDLILMDVHLQGRMDGIQAAQIIHERYDLPVIYLTAYADDDTIARAVETGAYGYLIKPFGERDLHSSIQLVLSRHRVEQRLKSQQAQLAATNRELEAFSYSVSHDLRAPLRTIDGYTSILLDLCDEKLGEDEKGYLSRIQAAAKKMDDLIIELLFLSRLSRTTLHYESIDVSRMASEILEELTHTHPGRKVRVRVEPGIMATADRSLLQSVCWNLIENAWKYTGKTVDAEIEIFSEEQGGEQVIGVRDNGAGFDMEQAEHLFAPFHRLHPISEFPGTGIGLATVQRIVHRHGGVIWAEGQPLGGAVFRFTLPVKQSVPPVEDEQKSSVNSPDMNKILR, encoded by the coding sequence ATGACATTTGAGTCGGTACTGATTGTGGAAGATGAGGCGATTGTCGCCCTGTCTATTGAAAAAAGGTTGAAGAGCCTTCATTTTAATGTCACCGGGATAGTGGCTACTGGAGATGATGCAATCGCTGCGGTTGAGAAACGGGTACCAGATCTCATCTTGATGGATGTTCACCTGCAGGGTAGGATGGATGGTATCCAGGCAGCACAGATCATCCATGAGCGGTATGACCTTCCGGTGATCTATCTGACTGCCTATGCAGATGATGATACGATTGCACGGGCTGTGGAGACCGGAGCGTATGGTTACCTGATCAAGCCGTTCGGCGAACGGGATCTTCATTCCTCGATCCAGCTGGTTCTCTCCAGGCACAGGGTGGAGCAGCGGTTGAAGTCCCAACAGGCACAACTCGCGGCAACAAACAGGGAACTGGAGGCGTTCAGTTACTCGGTCTCTCATGATCTCAGGGCGCCGCTCAGGACCATCGACGGCTACACTTCGATCCTCCTCGACCTCTGTGATGAAAAACTCGGGGAGGATGAAAAGGGGTATCTGTCCCGGATCCAGGCAGCTGCAAAGAAGATGGATGACCTGATCATCGAACTTCTCTTCCTTTCCCGGCTGAGCAGGACTACCCTCCATTATGAATCCATCGATGTGAGCAGGATGGCATCCGAGATCCTTGAAGAGCTGACGCATACCCATCCGGGACGGAAGGTCCGGGTGCGGGTCGAACCGGGGATCATGGCCACGGCGGATCGTTCACTGCTCCAGAGTGTCTGCTGGAATCTGATCGAGAACGCATGGAAATATACTGGAAAGACTGTCGATGCGGAGATCGAGATCTTCAGTGAGGAGCAGGGTGGCGAGCAGGTCATTGGTGTCAGGGATAATGGGGCCGGCTTTGATATGGAGCAAGCCGAACACCTGTTCGCTCCATTCCATCGGCTCCATCCGATCTCTGAGTTCCCCGGAACCGGGATCGGCCTCGCCACGGTACAACGGATCGTTCATCGTCATGGCGGGGTGATCTGGGCGGAGGGCCAGCCTCTTGGAGGCGCAGTCTTCAGGTTCACCCTTCCGGTGAAACAGTCAGTCCCCCCTGTTGAGGATGAACAGAAATCATCCGTGAATTCCCCGGATATGAACAAAATTTTAAGGTGA
- a CDS encoding chemotaxis protein CheW, with the protein MTEPSAEPGNILSPQTARDKSGALSGDVQVVEFLLGKEHFAIDLFDVREVVEYTNITKLPNTPSYIKGIIDLRGEITTIIDLKQQMNIPADIEVRDEECRIIVLDDRITKSKVGIMVDDVSSVSTFSLTQVDKTRVTTTEDTTIIGIIKKKTKIKEKEITELIIWIDIRYLLSSIHHTL; encoded by the coding sequence ATGACAGAACCTTCAGCAGAACCCGGGAACATCCTCTCGCCGCAAACGGCAAGAGATAAATCGGGCGCACTATCAGGTGACGTTCAGGTGGTCGAGTTTCTCCTCGGAAAAGAGCACTTCGCCATCGATCTCTTCGATGTGCGGGAGGTGGTGGAGTATACCAATATCACAAAACTCCCCAACACTCCTTCCTATATCAAAGGGATCATCGACCTTCGTGGTGAGATCACCACGATCATCGATCTGAAACAGCAGATGAACATTCCGGCCGACATCGAAGTCCGGGACGAAGAGTGCAGGATCATCGTGCTTGATGACCGGATCACCAAGTCAAAGGTAGGTATCATGGTCGATGATGTCTCGTCGGTCTCGACGTTCTCGCTTACCCAGGTCGACAAGACCCGGGTGACCACGACTGAGGACACCACCATCATTGGGATCATCAAAAAGAAGACTAAAATAAAGGAGAAGGAGATCACAGAACTGATCATCTGGATCGATATCAGGTACCTTCTCAGTTCGATCCATCATACCCTTTAG
- a CDS encoding methyl-accepting chemotaxis protein: protein MALLTQGLDRIPVPMHVIGTDYRILYTNEAAATLLGKKRDDIIGKKCSDLYRSPNCNTPECPCRIAMEKGINYSVEITMGDVVINVTGAPLTDSSGKVIGAIEYFPEVTGQKKAVADIVNVTKKVEKGDFSARTDPAFHTGDFKKMADGINNLLDIFVAKNNWYKAIIDAVPFPIHVTDMDMKWTLMNAAFEKTLIQQGTIKNRDSSMGLPCSTANATICNTDGCGIRQLHKGVTESYFVWGDMNGKQTTSSLRDQDGNQIGYVEVVEDLTSVIAVRDFIKAEVDRMATNLTLLAEGNLNFNLAVKPADKFTQAEHDDFVKMNENLREAQLAINGLINDAGMLAEAAVEGKLSIRADATKHKGDYGKIIEGFNQTLDAVIGPLNIAADFVAKISAGIAPEKITADYQGDFNVLMHNLNQQIDVIVMRNTELDMLTEAAIGGKLTTRADPSKFQGGNKKMMEGVNAMLDAIIAPLNVAIDYYNKIGNGDIPAKRTNKVNGDIVAMQRSINNCIDNLNALVADAGMLSVAAVEGKLATRADATRHQGDFRKIIEGVNKTLDAVIAPVNEALRVAHEFSQYNFTARFDRSLGVAGDFVRFEDSLDSIGIAVTNAVGAINIQVTDLAASAEEAAASVEEVVSGAQQVADNAGQVSSNAEKGNQGLEQVLKAMEDLSAAVEEVTASTESVATLANGANTLSKDGAELARKAEQGMVGITRSTTEVDQIIVEIKAEMDKIGKIVGLISDLASQTNLLALNAAIEAARAGDAGRGFAVVAAEVKSLAQESRTSAESIAEMIGGLKTKSEKAALATASASKEVREGSAVLSETLNVFNRIVADVEKITRSVEEVASASEEQAATVEEITASVHEVGSLVEGTASEAGDAAAASEETSAAIDEVRKIVENVNMIADTVAREMSKFTV from the coding sequence ATGGCGCTCCTCACTCAGGGGCTTGACCGAATACCCGTTCCGATGCATGTGATCGGTACAGATTACCGGATTCTTTATACGAACGAGGCTGCAGCTACGCTTCTAGGAAAAAAGCGGGACGATATCATCGGCAAGAAGTGCTCTGACCTCTATCGCTCTCCAAACTGCAACACCCCTGAGTGTCCGTGCAGGATTGCGATGGAGAAGGGGATCAATTATAGTGTTGAGATCACCATGGGGGATGTGGTCATCAATGTGACCGGTGCACCCCTGACTGACAGTTCTGGAAAGGTGATCGGTGCAATCGAGTACTTCCCTGAAGTGACCGGACAGAAGAAGGCAGTCGCCGATATTGTCAACGTCACGAAGAAGGTGGAAAAAGGGGACTTTTCAGCACGAACGGACCCGGCCTTTCATACCGGTGACTTCAAGAAGATGGCCGATGGGATCAACAACCTCCTCGACATCTTTGTGGCGAAGAACAACTGGTACAAGGCGATCATCGACGCGGTGCCGTTCCCGATCCATGTCACTGATATGGATATGAAGTGGACGCTGATGAATGCGGCCTTTGAGAAGACGTTGATCCAGCAGGGGACAATTAAAAACCGCGACTCCTCTATGGGGCTGCCCTGCTCCACTGCCAATGCGACGATATGCAACACCGATGGGTGTGGGATCCGGCAGCTGCACAAGGGGGTCACCGAGAGTTACTTCGTCTGGGGCGATATGAATGGCAAACAGACCACCTCGTCCCTTCGCGACCAGGATGGTAACCAGATTGGATATGTTGAAGTCGTGGAGGATCTCACTTCGGTCATTGCGGTCCGTGACTTCATCAAGGCCGAGGTGGACCGGATGGCCACCAATCTCACTCTGCTTGCAGAAGGAAACCTCAACTTCAATCTGGCCGTCAAGCCGGCTGATAAATTCACCCAGGCAGAGCATGATGATTTTGTGAAGATGAATGAGAACCTGCGGGAGGCGCAGCTGGCGATCAATGGCCTCATCAACGATGCGGGGATGCTTGCTGAAGCGGCCGTTGAAGGCAAACTCTCGATAAGGGCGGACGCAACAAAACATAAGGGCGACTACGGGAAGATCATCGAGGGATTCAATCAGACCCTCGATGCGGTCATCGGACCATTGAATATCGCTGCCGATTTTGTTGCCAAGATCAGCGCAGGGATCGCACCTGAAAAGATCACAGCGGATTATCAGGGTGACTTCAATGTTCTGATGCATAACCTGAATCAGCAGATCGATGTGATTGTGATGCGGAATACTGAACTCGATATGCTGACAGAGGCTGCAATTGGGGGTAAACTCACAACACGCGCCGATCCTTCCAAGTTCCAGGGCGGTAACAAAAAGATGATGGAGGGTGTCAATGCGATGCTTGATGCCATCATCGCTCCATTGAATGTAGCCATAGATTATTATAATAAAATCGGTAATGGTGACATTCCTGCGAAGAGAACCAACAAGGTGAACGGCGACATCGTCGCGATGCAGAGGAGCATCAACAACTGTATCGACAACCTCAATGCACTCGTCGCGGATGCGGGGATGCTCTCGGTGGCAGCAGTTGAAGGGAAGCTCGCGACCCGGGCGGACGCAACCAGACACCAGGGCGACTTCCGGAAGATCATCGAGGGGGTCAACAAGACACTCGATGCCGTGATTGCGCCGGTCAACGAAGCGCTGCGGGTCGCGCACGAGTTCTCCCAGTATAACTTCACAGCCCGGTTTGATCGGAGTCTGGGGGTTGCAGGAGACTTTGTCAGGTTTGAGGATTCTCTGGATAGTATCGGTATCGCGGTGACGAACGCCGTCGGTGCGATCAATATCCAGGTGACCGACCTTGCCGCTTCGGCTGAGGAGGCAGCGGCCAGCGTTGAGGAGGTGGTCTCTGGGGCACAGCAGGTCGCCGACAACGCCGGCCAGGTCAGTTCCAACGCTGAGAAGGGGAACCAGGGCCTCGAGCAGGTGCTCAAGGCGATGGAGGATCTCTCTGCAGCCGTCGAGGAGGTGACCGCCAGTACCGAGTCCGTGGCCACCCTCGCCAACGGTGCGAACACGCTCTCCAAGGACGGAGCAGAACTCGCACGGAAGGCCGAGCAGGGGATGGTCGGGATCACCCGGTCCACCACAGAAGTGGACCAGATCATCGTCGAAATCAAGGCTGAGATGGACAAGATTGGAAAGATCGTCGGTCTGATCTCGGACTTGGCCAGCCAGACCAACCTGCTCGCTCTGAACGCGGCCATCGAGGCGGCCCGGGCCGGCGATGCCGGCCGTGGGTTTGCCGTGGTTGCAGCCGAGGTGAAGTCCCTGGCTCAGGAGTCGAGGACCTCTGCAGAGTCGATCGCAGAGATGATCGGGGGGCTCAAGACCAAGTCTGAAAAGGCGGCTTTGGCCACGGCATCCGCATCAAAGGAGGTCCGCGAGGGATCTGCAGTGCTCTCTGAGACCCTGAACGTCTTCAATAGAATCGTGGCAGACGTCGAGAAGATCACCCGCTCGGTCGAAGAGGTCGCGAGCGCCTCTGAAGAGCAGGCAGCCACCGTCGAGGAGATTACGGCCAGTGTTCACGAAGTCGGCAGTCTGGTTGAAGGCACTGCCAGTGAAGCCGGCGATGCAGCCGCAGCGAGTGAAGAGACCTCGGCTGCGATCGACGAGGTCCGGAAGATCGTCGAGAATGTGAATATGATCGCTGATACCGTCGCCAGAGAGATGAGCAAGTTCACGGTATGA
- a CDS encoding sensor histidine kinase, protein MISVKQNLASIKEVLKKNPRGLSITDISRELSLNRNSVAKYVNMLMVSGDIEMRSFAAAKVYFLSDRVPISTMLDYASDMIVVLNSELKILQANDNFLTFTGKKPQQLQGRSLSSLNLTILKETPLLNWIVNALHGMSYSDEIEWKIDERSISFQIKLIPTVFENGGAGVTLVFEDITEKKEAVAALKQSEARYRAIVEEQTDLICRFLPDGTLTFANNAYCTFFNMAKEELIGHSFKPIIQNSEQRRLNQFVDDITQECPVLTLDEQVIRPDGEEVWLQWTNRALFDDSGNMVEYQAVGREITELKHTEEQLKQALKEKEDLIESVGNRTRGMFQLIQSLFDLQKQYCTIATDLGIIRESQNRIAALALIHEVLEESADPEHIPIRDYTQRLVELIFSTYIHDTEQVTVDQKIEDGLIQTDIAVPYGLILTELLTNSFLWGFPEGRRGTMTIEVACQDRSTILTISDDGVGIPDDLDPARSDTFGLDLVYALTRQLGGTLDLQRKNGTSFRITIPDPVRNHDQNIPPQISIRSF, encoded by the coding sequence ATGATCTCGGTAAAACAGAACCTGGCATCCATCAAGGAAGTCCTGAAGAAGAACCCGCGGGGACTTTCCATAACTGATATCTCACGGGAACTGAGCCTGAACAGGAATTCCGTGGCAAAATATGTCAATATGTTGATGGTCTCAGGCGACATTGAAATGAGATCCTTCGCTGCGGCGAAGGTATATTTTCTATCAGATCGGGTACCGATCTCAACGATGCTCGATTACGCATCAGATATGATCGTCGTGCTCAACAGTGAACTGAAGATCCTGCAGGCAAACGACAACTTTCTGACCTTCACTGGAAAGAAGCCGCAACAACTGCAAGGTCGCTCCCTCAGTTCCCTCAATCTGACCATTCTCAAGGAGACACCATTGCTCAACTGGATCGTCAATGCTCTGCATGGAATGTCATACAGCGATGAGATCGAATGGAAGATTGACGAACGATCCATCTCATTTCAGATTAAACTGATCCCAACGGTCTTTGAGAATGGCGGCGCAGGGGTGACTCTGGTCTTCGAGGACATCACCGAGAAGAAAGAGGCGGTGGCGGCTCTAAAGCAGAGTGAAGCACGCTATCGGGCCATCGTCGAGGAGCAGACAGATCTGATCTGCAGGTTTCTTCCAGACGGCACGCTGACATTTGCAAATAATGCCTACTGCACCTTCTTCAATATGGCAAAAGAGGAATTGATCGGGCATTCCTTCAAACCGATAATTCAGAACAGCGAGCAGAGGAGATTGAACCAGTTCGTCGATGACATCACACAGGAATGTCCGGTGTTGACACTTGATGAACAGGTGATCCGTCCAGATGGTGAGGAGGTTTGGCTTCAGTGGACCAATCGGGCGTTATTCGATGATTCAGGGAACATGGTCGAGTACCAGGCCGTCGGAAGGGAGATCACAGAACTGAAACATACCGAAGAACAGCTCAAGCAGGCCCTGAAAGAGAAGGAAGATCTGATAGAATCGGTGGGAAACCGGACACGAGGAATGTTTCAACTTATCCAGAGCCTCTTCGATCTTCAGAAACAGTACTGTACCATTGCTACCGATCTCGGAATCATCAGAGAATCCCAGAACAGAATCGCCGCCCTAGCCCTGATCCATGAAGTGCTTGAGGAGTCTGCCGATCCCGAGCATATCCCGATCAGAGACTATACACAACGACTGGTCGAACTGATCTTCTCCACATATATTCACGATACAGAACAGGTGACAGTCGATCAGAAGATCGAAGATGGACTGATCCAGACCGATATTGCCGTTCCCTACGGTCTGATCCTCACCGAACTGCTGACCAATTCATTTCTCTGGGGATTCCCGGAGGGAAGGCGAGGAACCATGACGATCGAGGTGGCCTGTCAGGACAGGTCGACCATCCTGACCATCAGCGACGATGGCGTGGGCATCCCAGACGATCTCGATCCTGCCAGGTCGGATACGTTCGGACTCGACCTGGTATATGCCCTGACTAGACAACTGGGTGGAACCCTTGATCTACAGAGGAAGAACGGTACCTCATTCAGGATCACCATCCCAGACCCGGTCAGGAATCACGACCAGAATATCCCTCCCCAGATCTCAATCAGATCATTTTAA
- the ade gene encoding adenine deaminase, with protein sequence MDRLIAAARGEVPADLLFTDAELFNPFTCSWESTSFGVKDGIVLGTGLFHARQTCSLKHARVVPGLIDAHVHVESSLLTPYEYARLVSSHGTTTVIADPHEIANVLGSAGIRYMLAARPALSIDLLIMLPSCVPATPDDLGGAVLNAGDLKPFLDLDGVVGIGEMMNVPGVIGNDPEVTRKCALSPIVDGHAPLLSGHSLDAYVLAGIQSDHECTSAGEARERLDRGMYLYLREGSTEQNLKALASVVSRCTVSRCSFATDDRHADLLAKAGHIDDCIRKAVEYGVDPDDAIRMATLSPAERFRLIDRGALAPGRRADFCVLEKGSVFTVRQTFRGGRTADAEGREMPPMPHPVRTYACTAPDRHDLAIRADGPCRVIGLVPGQILTDSLILSPTAGIVPDLDEDLLKVVVCDAYRGSRYGVGLVHGFGFTSGAIATSVAHDAHNIIAVGTSDQEITRAIDQVIGAHGALAAVLKERTAVLPLECAGLMSVLPYQQVVADLDLVNDLATDMGGICDPFMYLSFLGLPVIPHLRITPGGLFDVDAQHPVPLRYIEGDEWTDQISEKRE encoded by the coding sequence ATGGATCGGTTGATCGCCGCTGCCAGAGGGGAGGTCCCGGCAGATCTCCTCTTCACGGACGCCGAACTCTTCAACCCGTTCACCTGTTCCTGGGAGTCGACCTCGTTTGGGGTGAAGGACGGGATTGTCCTTGGAACTGGTCTGTTTCATGCCCGTCAGACCTGCAGCCTGAAGCATGCCCGGGTGGTGCCCGGGCTGATCGATGCCCATGTGCATGTCGAAAGTTCGCTGCTGACCCCCTATGAGTACGCTCGCCTGGTCTCCAGCCACGGAACGACGACAGTGATCGCAGATCCCCACGAGATCGCCAATGTCCTGGGCAGTGCCGGGATCCGGTACATGCTCGCTGCACGGCCGGCCCTTTCGATCGATCTGCTGATCATGCTCCCCTCCTGCGTCCCGGCCACGCCCGACGACCTTGGAGGAGCCGTATTGAATGCCGGCGATCTCAAACCGTTCCTGGACCTGGACGGGGTCGTCGGTATCGGGGAGATGATGAACGTGCCCGGCGTCATCGGCAACGACCCGGAGGTCACGCGGAAATGTGCACTCTCCCCGATCGTCGACGGCCATGCCCCCCTCCTCTCCGGCCATTCGCTGGATGCCTATGTCCTCGCCGGGATACAGAGCGACCATGAATGTACCTCAGCAGGGGAGGCGAGGGAACGGCTCGACAGGGGGATGTATCTGTACCTCCGGGAGGGATCCACCGAGCAGAATCTGAAGGCCCTGGCCAGCGTGGTCTCCCGATGCACGGTTTCTCGCTGCTCGTTCGCCACCGACGACCGGCATGCCGACCTGCTGGCGAAGGCCGGGCATATCGACGATTGCATCAGAAAGGCGGTCGAGTACGGTGTCGATCCGGACGATGCGATCAGGATGGCCACCCTCTCGCCAGCCGAACGGTTCAGGCTCATCGACCGGGGGGCACTGGCGCCGGGCCGGCGGGCCGATTTCTGTGTACTGGAGAAGGGATCGGTCTTTACAGTTCGGCAGACCTTCCGGGGGGGACGGACGGCCGATGCAGAGGGCCGGGAGATGCCGCCGATGCCGCACCCGGTCAGGACGTACGCCTGCACAGCACCCGACCGGCACGACCTGGCGATCAGGGCCGATGGTCCCTGCCGGGTTATCGGCCTCGTCCCCGGGCAGATCCTGACCGATTCATTGATCCTCTCCCCCACAGCAGGCATCGTCCCCGATCTCGACGAGGACCTGCTGAAGGTCGTAGTCTGCGATGCCTATCGGGGATCGCGGTATGGTGTCGGCCTGGTACACGGGTTCGGATTTACGAGCGGAGCCATCGCGACGAGTGTCGCCCACGATGCCCACAACATCATCGCCGTGGGGACCTCGGACCAGGAGATCACCAGGGCGATCGATCAGGTGATCGGTGCCCATGGAGCTCTCGCCGCCGTCCTCAAGGAGAGAACGGCGGTTCTCCCGCTGGAGTGTGCCGGGCTGATGTCGGTTCTCCCCTACCAGCAGGTGGTGGCCGACCTCGATCTGGTCAACGACCTGGCAACCGATATGGGGGGGATCTGCGACCCGTTCATGTACCTCTCGTTTCTGGGTCTGCCGGTGATCCCGCATCTCCGGATCACCCCCGGAGGGCTCTTCGATGTCGATGCGCAGCATCCGGTTCCCCTTCGATATATCGAAGGGGATGAATGGACTGATCAGATATCTGAAAAAAGAGAATAA
- a CDS encoding class I SAM-dependent methyltransferase, translated as MVKEMLTRSGVAWDREYQCKGRLWGGTPQGIPPFLGGMKVLEVGCGDGKNLAALATRGVEITAFDLSPSAISLAQVQVRQGLRADLLVADGRSLPFRAGSFDAVILYHVAGHLRSGDRAVLAAACRDVIRSGGDLFFRGFSCEDLRAGKGARVEEDTYLRGNGILTHYFMEEEVASLFSGMIPRFVTTHRWTMPVRGEPLVRAEVLATFQKP; from the coding sequence ATGGTGAAGGAGATGTTGACCCGATCGGGGGTGGCGTGGGACCGGGAATACCAGTGCAAGGGTCGACTCTGGGGGGGAACCCCCCAGGGGATCCCTCCCTTCCTGGGGGGGATGAAGGTACTGGAGGTCGGGTGCGGTGACGGAAAGAACCTGGCTGCCCTGGCGACCCGGGGAGTGGAGATCACCGCATTCGACCTTTCCCCATCGGCAATCTCTCTCGCACAGGTCCAGGTCAGGCAGGGTCTCCGGGCAGATCTGCTGGTGGCCGACGGCCGTTCTCTTCCGTTTCGGGCCGGCTCGTTCGACGCCGTGATCCTCTATCATGTGGCCGGGCACCTCCGGTCCGGCGATCGGGCGGTGCTTGCGGCTGCGTGTCGAGATGTGATCCGGTCCGGCGGAGACCTCTTCTTCCGGGGATTCAGCTGCGAGGACCTCAGAGCAGGGAAAGGGGCCCGGGTTGAGGAGGATACCTATCTTCGGGGAAACGGGATCCTCACCCATTATTTCATGGAAGAGGAGGTGGCCTCGCTCTTTAGCGGTATGATCCCCCGGTTCGTCACCACCCACCGCTGGACGATGCCAGTCCGGGGAGAACCCCTGGTCAGGGCCGAGGTGCTGGCCACATTTCAGAAGCCCTGA
- a CDS encoding MFS transporter, producing MTTQPPSSSGTPAYTNRYIILIIVLTGILMAVIDGIVVSIALPTMTSYFGVDVAQSQWTITAYLITMTSLLLVFGKVSEYTGKVVLFIGGMAVFTVSSLACGLSTSLMMLIGFRVVQAIGAAMVFSISGAILFTAFPVTERGRAMGYLGATVAVGSIAGPVVGGFLAGTLGWEYIFFINVPIGVVLLLAAARYLRVDEQRNAHLNLDLPGSISLVVLMVALILTLGDLADGASLTTLPLALVFLLATGFFIRHERQAKNPLVELEIFQNPLFSLPMISMVLYFIANFMLGVIGPFYFEGVMGMEPTQVGLVYLVMPTIMVFLSPLTGWLYDRHHSPHYATIGMAVVAGALFVAGYASVRQDLTLILLAFAGVGIGSAFFQSPNNTDLMSALPPQKMGLASSVTATGRNLGMALGVSIATILISVFLRVFGNEDAVMGAPVSVLAAAVGIVAVISGLICLLAGFFSYLRARSALKVDHPTHPVH from the coding sequence ATGACGACACAGCCCCCTTCCTCCAGCGGAACGCCAGCATATACGAACCGGTACATCATCCTCATCATCGTCCTGACCGGGATCCTGATGGCAGTCATCGACGGGATCGTGGTGAGTATCGCCCTGCCGACGATGACCAGTTATTTTGGGGTGGATGTGGCCCAGTCCCAGTGGACGATCACCGCCTATCTGATCACCATGACGAGCCTGCTGCTGGTCTTCGGGAAGGTCTCAGAGTATACCGGAAAGGTTGTCCTCTTCATCGGGGGGATGGCTGTCTTCACCGTCAGTTCCCTGGCCTGCGGCCTCTCGACCAGTCTGATGATGCTGATCGGGTTCCGGGTCGTACAGGCGATCGGTGCGGCGATGGTCTTCTCGATCAGCGGGGCCATCCTCTTCACGGCCTTCCCGGTGACCGAACGGGGCAGGGCGATGGGGTACCTGGGTGCGACGGTGGCCGTCGGGTCCATCGCGGGCCCGGTCGTCGGGGGGTTTCTGGCCGGGACGCTCGGCTGGGAGTATATCTTCTTCATCAATGTCCCGATCGGGGTGGTGCTCCTCCTCGCCGCAGCCCGGTACCTGCGGGTCGACGAGCAGAGGAACGCACATCTCAACCTCGACCTGCCTGGCTCCATCTCGCTGGTGGTGCTGATGGTGGCGCTGATCCTGACGCTCGGCGACCTCGCCGACGGGGCCAGCCTGACGACGCTCCCCCTCGCCCTGGTCTTCCTCCTCGCAACAGGGTTCTTTATCCGGCACGAGCGGCAAGCGAAGAACCCGCTCGTCGAACTGGAGATCTTCCAGAATCCCCTCTTCTCCCTCCCAATGATCAGTATGGTCCTCTACTTCATTGCGAACTTCATGCTCGGCGTGATCGGGCCCTTCTACTTCGAAGGGGTGATGGGCATGGAACCGACCCAGGTCGGCCTGGTCTATCTGGTGATGCCGACGATCATGGTCTTCCTCTCCCCCCTGACGGGATGGCTCTATGATCGGCATCACTCTCCCCATTATGCCACCATCGGTATGGCCGTGGTAGCAGGGGCACTCTTTGTCGCGGGATATGCTTCGGTCAGACAGGACCTGACTCTGATTCTCCTCGCATTCGCCGGGGTGGGGATCGGATCTGCCTTCTTCCAGAGCCCGAACAACACCGACCTGATGAGTGCGCTGCCACCCCAGAAGATGGGGTTGGCGTCGAGTGTCACGGCAACTGGAAGAAACCTCGGGATGGCCCTCGGGGTATCGATCGCCACGATTCTAATCTCCGTGTTCCTGCGGGTCTTCGGAAACGAGGATGCCGTGATGGGAGCTCCGGTCTCCGTGCTCGCCGCCGCCGTCGGGATCGTCGCGGTCATCTCGGGGCTCATTTGCCTGCTCGCCGGGTTCTTCTCGTATCTGCGTGCCCGTTCCGCCCTGAAGGTCGATCACCCCACCCACCCCGTTCATTGA